The Blastocatellia bacterium genome includes a region encoding these proteins:
- a CDS encoding nucleotidyltransferase domain-containing protein, which produces MSTVAQSFPGIRQLYLFGSVLMPGRFSHETSDVDIGLLGSMGVEFFTLGAALDRHFDRTVDLVEIDRAAPLGQWILAHGSASMMLNSNSLRALAAELALARGALEDKTRVLIARHKAAETSTSEAEIIALAYEIHNSMDCVSRSSSASGAILLCQSLVPRPLS; this is translated from the coding sequence GTGAGCACCGTGGCGCAGTCGTTTCCCGGTATCCGGCAGCTTTATCTCTTCGGCTCGGTTCTCATGCCGGGGCGGTTTTCCCATGAAACCTCGGACGTGGATATAGGACTTTTGGGGTCAATGGGTGTCGAATTTTTCACGCTCGGTGCAGCTCTCGACCGACATTTCGACCGAACGGTGGACCTGGTCGAGATTGATCGAGCAGCGCCGCTAGGCCAGTGGATTCTTGCTCACGGGTCTGCATCTATGATGCTCAACAGCAACAGTCTTCGCGCACTGGCGGCTGAATTAGCCCTGGCCCGGGGAGCGCTTGAAGACAAAACGAGGGTCTTAATAGCTCGCCACAAAGCAGCGGAAACATCCACGTCCGAAGCTGAGATCATCGCGTTGGCCTATGAGATCCATAATTCTATGGACTGTGTGAGCAGATCTTCCAGCGCATCCGGGGCTATTTTGCTGTGCCAATCGCTCGTCCCGCGACCGTTATCATGA
- the ispG gene encoding flavodoxin-dependent (E)-4-hydroxy-3-methylbut-2-enyl-diphosphate synthase, translating into MRRRESVTVKVGRVAIGGGHPVVVQAMTNTDTADVSATVEQIIALAQTGAELVRVTVNTEKAARAVPEIVARLTERGIDVPLIGDFHYNGHQLLARVKECARALAKYRINPGNVGTGKYHDENFRRMIEIACEYGKPVRIGVNWGSLDQELLTRLMDENARRPQPLDAREVVREAMIQSALESAAMAERYGLAHDQIILSAKASEVDDVVEVNRRLAERCEYPLHIGLTEAGLGLKGIVASSAALGILLHQGIGDTIRVSLTPAPGHDRAEEVRVAQQILQSLGLRHFAPQVAACPGCGRTTSTFFQEMADQIQSYVREMMPVWRSQYPGVEQLRIAVMGCVVNGPGESRYADIGISLPGAGEEPKAPVFVEGKLLTTLKGPTLVADFIGILNGYIAARFGADRDRSPDPV; encoded by the coding sequence ATGCGTCGGAGAGAGTCGGTCACCGTCAAAGTGGGACGAGTCGCCATCGGCGGCGGCCATCCCGTCGTCGTTCAGGCGATGACAAACACTGACACAGCCGATGTCTCGGCAACGGTCGAGCAAATCATCGCCCTGGCTCAGACGGGCGCGGAGCTTGTTCGTGTGACGGTGAACACAGAGAAGGCCGCGCGGGCTGTCCCCGAGATCGTCGCTCGATTGACGGAGCGGGGAATTGATGTCCCTCTCATTGGCGACTTTCACTATAACGGTCATCAGCTTCTCGCGCGGGTGAAGGAATGCGCCCGGGCACTGGCGAAGTACCGAATCAATCCGGGAAATGTCGGAACGGGCAAATACCACGATGAGAATTTTCGACGCATGATCGAGATCGCGTGCGAGTACGGAAAGCCCGTGCGCATCGGTGTGAACTGGGGTTCGCTCGATCAAGAGCTGCTCACGCGGCTGATGGATGAGAACGCGCGCCGACCCCAACCACTTGATGCTCGCGAGGTCGTTCGGGAGGCGATGATACAAAGCGCGCTAGAGTCGGCGGCGATGGCCGAGCGATACGGTCTGGCCCACGACCAGATCATCCTCAGCGCCAAGGCCTCCGAGGTGGACGATGTCGTGGAAGTTAACCGCCGGCTCGCCGAGCGATGCGAGTATCCGTTGCACATTGGTTTGACCGAAGCGGGACTGGGCTTGAAAGGGATCGTGGCCTCCTCAGCAGCCCTGGGAATTCTCCTTCACCAGGGCATCGGCGATACCATTCGCGTGAGCTTGACTCCCGCTCCGGGTCATGACCGGGCTGAGGAAGTTCGCGTGGCCCAACAAATCCTCCAATCCCTTGGTCTCCGCCACTTCGCTCCTCAGGTGGCCGCCTGTCCCGGATGTGGTCGGACGACAAGCACCTTCTTTCAAGAAATGGCCGATCAGATCCAATCGTATGTCCGGGAGATGATGCCCGTCTGGCGCTCACAGTATCCCGGCGTCGAGCAGCTTCGCATCGCCGTCATGGGGTGCGTCGTCAATGGGCCGGGAGAGTCACGATATGCCGACATCGGAATCTCCCTCCCCGGCGCCGGCGAAGAACCAAAAGCGCCGGTCTTTGTTGAAGGGAAACTACTCACGACCCTCAAAGGGCCGACTCTCGTGGCGGACTTCATCGGCATCCTCAATGGATACATCGCCGCTCGGTTTGGTGCCGACAGAGACAGGAGTCCCGATCCCGTTTAA
- a CDS encoding MBL fold metallo-hydrolase gives MTWRRCIAGGVIVGVLVLLTHPPSRAEAVLSIYFLDIGQGNATLIVSPTGRTLLIDGGRDGMGQSVIVPEMQRLGIRALDYMVATHYDGDHIGGLDEVAAVYPPSIAYDGGDAILPFSPPDQNIFSAYLRAIGAARRTITPGTVLDLGDGAVVTCIVVNGRLLSGGSVDVLGRRDRNDQPDNSASIGLLVQFGDFDFFLAGDLTGGGLNTTDVESTVAQLVGDVDVLQISHHGSRTSSNGTFLRTLKAEVGIIQAGRDNTFGHPAIEVTDRFVTTSPTSGERPSPPDGNFAVERIPVIFQNEPGPSRSDVSRHGLVADGTILIETDGRSYTVSGGRLVPRRFSTDGGEDGVRFDFPPSILVWTSPVVPTAGQTTLLFADIADDSGEVTAAAMSYSIDGQEPISLSAERIGTRLYRALIPGQTDGTRIEYTVTACDNRGQRTMARGGYFAGLTPVERVRVLTSDLDPAFLNYNVAVAGVITVGTDTFSTRDNDLYLQDETGGINLFERSGQTVSVHPGDRVRAVGRLEFFNGVVQLNITNPTITPPFLSPYGVVVLGRGEVRPVRRTISQIGESSEGLLVQIEGVRISGTIPAAGSANLTITDGTGSLTLRILETTNIPGMNTPLGDVTIIGVIGQFDGFRPFTRGYQILPRSRDDIVPLSSASAAK, from the coding sequence ATGACCTGGAGGCGATGCATTGCCGGTGGAGTTATTGTCGGCGTGCTCGTATTGCTTACTCACCCTCCGAGCAGAGCGGAGGCAGTCCTCTCCATCTACTTCCTCGACATCGGTCAGGGGAATGCCACGCTCATCGTCTCGCCGACGGGACGGACTCTCCTCATAGATGGCGGGCGTGATGGGATGGGTCAATCCGTCATCGTCCCGGAAATGCAACGATTGGGGATCAGAGCCCTCGACTACATGGTGGCCACCCATTACGATGGCGACCACATCGGGGGTTTGGACGAGGTGGCGGCCGTTTATCCACCTTCGATAGCCTACGATGGCGGGGATGCGATACTTCCCTTCTCTCCCCCTGATCAGAACATTTTCTCGGCTTATCTCCGGGCCATCGGTGCGGCGCGGCGAACGATCACTCCGGGAACCGTCCTCGATCTCGGGGACGGCGCAGTGGTGACCTGCATTGTCGTCAACGGTCGGCTCCTGAGCGGCGGAAGCGTAGACGTCCTCGGTCGCCGCGACCGCAACGATCAGCCGGATAACAGCGCTTCTATCGGTTTGCTCGTCCAGTTCGGCGATTTCGACTTCTTTCTCGCCGGCGACCTGACGGGAGGAGGACTCAATACGACAGACGTCGAATCCACCGTTGCCCAGCTAGTCGGAGACGTAGACGTTCTCCAGATCAGCCATCACGGAAGCCGGACAAGTAGTAACGGCACCTTTCTCCGCACACTGAAAGCTGAGGTCGGAATCATCCAGGCGGGCCGCGACAACACCTTTGGCCATCCGGCCATTGAAGTCACGGATCGCTTCGTCACCACCTCTCCAACGAGCGGAGAAAGACCGTCTCCGCCCGATGGGAATTTCGCCGTCGAGCGCATCCCCGTCATTTTTCAGAACGAGCCAGGTCCCAGCCGCAGCGACGTGAGCCGTCACGGGCTCGTCGCCGATGGCACCATCCTCATTGAGACTGATGGGCGCTCCTACACGGTCAGCGGGGGACGATTGGTGCCGCGCCGATTCTCCACCGACGGAGGCGAGGACGGAGTTCGTTTTGACTTTCCCCCTTCAATCCTCGTTTGGACATCGCCGGTCGTCCCGACGGCAGGTCAAACCACGCTTCTTTTCGCCGACATCGCCGACGACTCAGGAGAAGTCACGGCCGCCGCCATGAGCTATTCGATTGATGGCCAGGAGCCGATTTCATTGTCGGCGGAGCGCATTGGGACGCGCCTTTACCGAGCCCTGATCCCCGGCCAGACCGACGGCACGCGGATTGAATATACGGTGACGGCCTGCGACAACCGGGGCCAGAGGACGATGGCCCGGGGCGGATACTTCGCCGGTCTCACTCCCGTTGAGCGAGTGCGCGTGCTAACGTCAGATCTCGACCCCGCTTTCCTCAATTACAACGTCGCCGTTGCCGGCGTCATCACAGTCGGAACGGATACCTTCAGCACGCGGGACAACGATCTCTACCTTCAAGATGAAACGGGAGGAATTAACCTGTTCGAGCGGAGCGGACAAACTGTTTCCGTCCACCCCGGTGATCGCGTGCGGGCGGTGGGCCGACTGGAATTCTTCAACGGTGTGGTGCAACTCAATATCACGAATCCGACAATTACTCCTCCCTTTCTTTCCCCCTACGGCGTTGTCGTTCTCGGTCGGGGAGAGGTACGCCCTGTCAGAAGAACCATCTCCCAAATCGGCGAATCGAGTGAAGGTTTGCTCGTGCAGATCGAGGGTGTGAGAATCAGTGGGACAATTCCCGCCGCGGGGAGCGCCAATCTGACAATCACGGATGGGACGGGAAGCCTGACGCTTCGGATACTGGAAACGACCAATATCCCCGGGATGAATACCCCGTTGGGGGATGTGACGATTATTGGCGTCATAGGGCAGTTCGACGGATTTCGACCCTTCACCCGAGGTTATCAGATTCTCCCCCGGAGTCGAGATGACATCGTCCCCCTGTCCTCAGCATCTGCGGCGAAGTGA
- a CDS encoding porin, translated as MDRQELDELRSLLRQQTEMIESLRQQIANQQRQLEEQNRLLRQLLEERRQGREPAPATQQPVHSREGQSASAMEQAGESDPMTKQRLPQRPAAGAHEEAGTAGWNERHAFIRNSSGTFEAVFSGYGQFDYRGYEKNEQGLVNTFLIRRARFSVGGRIHQKYEYKVQADFADTAGTILRDGWINLNIRPEVQLKFGQFKEPFSQEELRDDENNDFVERSMVNNLVPSRSPGVELAGNIGGGIFSYQVGAFNGKGLLAPNTSSTPEGVVRLRLRPWMNRDGHRLQGLSFGGAAAVGRQRGGMSFIGRTESRSTTFFQPVPVNGHLLRANAELTYIYRGFALRSEFVQTHQERTGLGLNHTNLPGVIGKGLMVQGTYLLTGEYKPEDEAIAPRSGLWNKDQTERGIGAWEVKFRYSNLHFTNGFQSDRAETFSTGMNWYLTRSVKYMLDLNVERFADPRRAPRPGDRSFFSLLTRMQFTF; from the coding sequence GTGGATCGCCAGGAACTGGATGAACTGCGCTCGCTCCTTCGCCAGCAAACGGAGATGATCGAGAGCCTCCGACAACAGATCGCCAACCAGCAGCGTCAACTCGAAGAGCAAAACAGGCTCCTCCGTCAGCTTCTTGAGGAGCGACGGCAGGGGAGAGAACCCGCCCCGGCAACGCAGCAGCCGGTTCACTCCCGTGAAGGTCAATCAGCATCAGCGATGGAACAGGCCGGGGAAAGCGATCCGATGACGAAACAACGATTGCCCCAACGACCGGCCGCGGGCGCTCACGAGGAGGCGGGGACTGCTGGATGGAATGAGCGGCATGCCTTCATTCGGAATTCGAGCGGGACATTCGAAGCGGTTTTCTCCGGCTACGGGCAATTTGATTATCGCGGCTATGAGAAGAATGAACAGGGCCTCGTGAATACGTTCCTCATCCGTCGCGCTCGATTCTCCGTCGGAGGACGGATTCACCAAAAATACGAATACAAGGTGCAGGCCGACTTCGCAGATACCGCCGGGACGATCCTTCGCGATGGCTGGATCAACCTCAATATCCGTCCGGAGGTGCAGTTGAAGTTTGGCCAATTTAAAGAGCCGTTCTCCCAGGAAGAGTTACGGGACGACGAAAACAATGATTTCGTCGAACGCTCGATGGTTAATAACCTGGTTCCCAGCAGAAGTCCGGGCGTGGAACTGGCGGGAAACATCGGAGGAGGGATCTTCTCCTATCAGGTCGGTGCCTTTAATGGCAAGGGGCTTCTTGCTCCGAATACGAGCAGCACACCGGAAGGTGTCGTCCGGCTGCGGCTGCGCCCGTGGATGAACCGAGATGGGCACAGGCTGCAAGGACTGAGTTTTGGGGGTGCTGCTGCCGTCGGACGACAACGGGGAGGTATGAGCTTCATCGGGCGAACGGAAAGCCGCAGTACGACCTTCTTCCAACCCGTCCCGGTCAACGGCCATCTTCTCCGCGCTAATGCGGAACTCACCTACATCTACAGGGGGTTCGCCCTCCGTTCCGAATTCGTCCAAACGCACCAGGAGCGCACTGGCCTCGGGCTCAACCACACGAACTTACCCGGAGTGATCGGCAAGGGACTGATGGTGCAGGGGACCTACCTCCTCACCGGGGAATATAAACCTGAGGATGAAGCGATTGCCCCCCGCTCCGGGCTGTGGAATAAGGACCAAACCGAGCGTGGTATCGGCGCCTGGGAGGTGAAGTTCCGCTACTCGAATCTTCACTTCACCAATGGATTTCAAAGTGATCGGGCAGAAACATTCTCGACAGGGATGAACTGGTACCTCACCCGGTCGGTCAAGTACATGCTCGACCTGAATGTCGAACGATTTGCCGATCCGCGACGAGCCCCCCGGCCCGGTGATCGCTCGTTCTTTTCTCTGTTAACGCGAATGCAGTTTACTTTTTGA